CGAGTTGACTGTCGACGACCGGACGAGCCGGCCTCGGTTCGTGCTCACAGTACCGATCGACGACGCAGACCAGTGAACGGACTGCCGGTCGATGACGCCGAGCCGTGAGGCGGCTGTCGAGAAGACGTTTGCAGGTGGTGGGTCGCGACCGCCGACTTTCTTGTGTCGACCCGCCTAACTGTCGCCCGATGACCGAACCAGTCATGTGTCCGGAGTGTGGGTGGACAGGGACCGAGCGTGACCTCGACGTCGAGGCGGGCGTGAAACAGTGTCCAGTCTGTGACACGAACGTCGAGTTCGTCGACTAGGCCGTCGCTGTCGGAGCGAACGCAGGTGGGCGTCCCGACGAACGAGAGAATCAGGCGACGTTGAACCCTTTGTCGCGGAGGAAGTCCTCGACGCGACCGGTGTGGTTGCCCTGGAGCTCGATCTGGCCGTCTTCGACGGTGCCCCCACAGGCGAATTTCGACTTGAGATCCGAGGACAGGCTGTCCATGTCGACGTCACTCGGGTCGAATCCCTCGATGATCGTTACCTCCTTACCGTAACGGCGCTCGTCGATGCGGATGTTGATCTCCTGGGACTCCTTGGCGACGTCCTCACAGACGCAGAGCTCCTCAGGCAACCCGCACGTCGAGCAGACTTCCGACATTACACTTTCGCGTACGAAATCAACCTATTAAACACTGTCGGGACTTGCCACGTCCGGCTCGCGTTTCGAACGTGGTCAGCGATCGGCCACGATCGAATCGACCAGTTCGACCGCTCGATCTGCGGCCGCCTGGTCGACCTCCCCGCCGTAGCGAGTCCGTTCGTAGATCGCACCGACCTCTCGTGCCCGCTCGTTGGCGTCGACCGACTGGAGATACTGCCGGCGGGTTTCGCCGGCCCGCCGGGATCGGTGTTCGCGTTCGAGTACGTATTCGAGGCGGTCGTAGGCTCGCGTGACGTCGGTCTCGGGATCGGATCGCCGTTGCCAGCGAACCCAGACGGCCCGGTAGAGCCGGCCGGTCGCGCCCGAGCGTCTGGCGGTCGCGACTAGTCCGAGCCCGGCGATCATCCCGAGCAACAGCTCCTCCCGCGAGGGCAGCTCTGGCACACCGCTGCCGCTGTCACCGTCACCGCCTGGTGACGGGGCGGGCGTGGCCGTCGCGGGCGTCGACGTCGGCGTCCCGTTCGGCTCGGGCGTCGGCGTCGGTGTGGGCGTCTCGGTGGGCGTCGGCGTCGACGGCGTGTAGGAGGGATCGGAAGGGTCGACGTTCGGGTCACCACTCTCCCGGGCTCCTTCGAGCTGTTCTTGCTCGGCTTCGACTCGCGGTCCGGCCGGGGTCGGGTCGAACTTGACCCAGCCGACCTCGGGGAAGTACACCTCGACCCAGGCGTGGGAGTTGTAGCCGCGGACGACCCACTCGTTCTCGCCGACTTGCTCGCCCGGCGTGTAGCCGACGACGACGCGGGCCGGAACCCCCTGTGAGCGGAGCATGACGGCCATCGTCGTCGCGAAGTACGTACAGTAGCCCCGATCCATCTCGAAGAGGAACGTGTCGGCGACGTTGTCCGAGGGGCGCGGGACGTCCAGCGAGTAGTTGTACTCGGATTTGAGCCAGTTCTCGACGACGACTGCCGTCTCGTACGGTGTCTCGGCCCTGCTGGTCAGCGTCGTCGCCCGACGTGTGACCCGATTCGGGGTGCTGTCTGGAAGTTGGGTGTATCGGTCGGTGATCCGCTCGGGATAGTCCGTCCCGGCCTGCTGGAGTTGTCGTGGCGACGCGTCGACGGGCGCGCTCACGACGGTGTAGGAGTCGCCCGCTTCGAGCGGTTGCTCGGGCTGTAACCCACCGAAGTCCGTCACGAGCGTGTTCGAGCCGACGCCACCGTCGACTGCGGTCGGTCGCCAGGCCGCCGGCATCGTGTTGATCCGGCTCTCGGCGACGAATCGCTGCCGGATCTGCCCTCGCGACGACAGGGGTGAGCCGAGGGCGTTCCGATCCTGGCGCGCCTCCGCGCGTCGGACCCAGCCGTCGCCGGTGTAGAGGTCGTAGGCGGCGACCCGCCAGTACCGTGCGCGCTCGCTCTGGACGGTCCAGCGAACGGTCGACGACAGCTCCATACTCCCGGCGATCGACAGTCGCTGGTCGGCCGAGAACAGGCTCGTCTCCAGCGCGTTCTCGTCGTCGTAGGAGAACGCTTCCGAGAGGCCGGTCTGGGGTGAGTACGTCATCGCTGCTCCCTGCGGGACGACAGACACCGACAGCGAAACCACGATCACCATCGTGAGGAGGATCGCGACGACTTCCGCGGCAGCCAGATCGGCGTCCGCGCGATCGAGCGCGCCGAACCCGAGCAGCGCGAGCGTGCCGACGGTCCCGACCATCGCGACCGGGAACGTCGCGTCGCCCGTCAGGACGAAAAAGCCGACGGCGAATCCACCGATGACCGCGGCGGCGGCGTATCGTCGGCGGAGCGCCAGATACCACAGCAAGAACACCGGTCCCGGCGTCACGGCCAGCACCCACGCCCGAAGGTTGACGATCTCCAGCACCGAGTGTCCCGCGAGCAACGCGATGATGTACTCGACGTGGGCGACGAACGCCAGCGCTTCCTCCGTCGGCAGGACGGAGAGATACCAGACGATCCCGACCGCGAGCAATCCCGACGCCAGGAGCGTCGCAGATCGAACACTGAGGACTCGCGACAGCAGTGTCGCCGCGACCAGCGTCCCGGCGACGACGTAGATGAGTTCGGTCGGATCGCCCACGATGTCGACGACGTAGTAGACCGCCGTCAGGAACGACCCCATCACCAGCAACGCGGAGACGAGTGCGCCGAGTCGAAGCGCCGAGAGATCGACGTCGAACTGCGTCGCGCCCTCGCGGACGGTGGCGTGGCTCACGCTGCGCGCACCCCCCTGCTGGACGCAGGCTCGTCTGTGAGGGGATTCGCGTGCCCGTTGCACCACTGCCAGAAGCTACTGGTCCGACCGTCGACCGTCACCGTGACGTCTCGACTGGATCCCGAGACGTGGACGTCGGCGCCTGCCCACACCTCGTCGGCGACCTGTCCGTCGCCGGTCCGGGCGAGCAGCCCCAACATCGCGTGTTGATCGCTCCGGTCGTCGGTCGTCGAGACGTCGCCGTCGGGCGCGTAGATGTCGACGTGTACGCCTGCCTCACGCAAGGCGATCGCGATGCTGGCGGTGGCCGCTGTCGCCAGATCGATCGCGCCGGCAGTCGCGCTGGTCGCGATCGTGACCGATCCCTCCGACTCGCGGCCGGAGAACTCCGTCACCATCAGGTCCTCGGGCCGTTTGGCCGTCGCCTTCCAGTCGACGTCCCGGAGGGAGTCGCCGGGCGCGTACTCCCGCAGCGAATCGAACTCCTCGCGCTCTGCGTTCAGCGCCTCGGCGAGCAGCCGCGAGAGGTCGCCGCCACCGCCGAGGGTGTACACCTCGGGATAGACGACGACCGAGGCCGCGGTGTCGACTGTCACTGTCCGTTCGAACAACCCGAGTACGTCCCGAACGCGGACGGTCGTCGGCCCCAGATCGTGTTCGCCTCGCCGCAGGTACTCGAGGTCGTAGGTCATCGTCGCCGGCGGCGCGACGCTGCCGTCGTTGCCGTCGGCCTCGAACCCCTCGCCGATCGCGTCGCGGACGTCGACGACGGTACTGCCCCCCTCGATATCCAGTGCGACTGTTCGGGTCTCGCCGGGGAAGCCGGGCTCGACTGGCCCCCGTTCGACCGTCGGATCGCTGGCGACTGCCATCTGGACGACGCCTGCTGCGAGCGCGACCAGCGCGGGTGCGGCGACGGCGTTCAGCGCGCGGTCGCCGAACAGCCACGCCAGCCCCGCCGCGACGAGCACGACGAGGACGAGCCCGACACCACGTAGCGTCGGCCGAATCATGGCACGGGGATCGTATCGAGCGCCGAGAGCACCAGCTGTGTCGGTGTCTGGTTCGTCGAACCGGTCTGGATCCGATGGGGGAAGACGACCGTCACCTCCTGCTGGACGTCGTCCGGCGTCACGTACTCGCGCCCTTCCAGGAGCGCGCGGCCTTGCCCGGCTCGCAACAGTGCCAGCGACGCGCGGGGACTCGCGCCGAGCTGGGCGTGTTCGCGCGTGTAGTTCGCCAGCTGTGTGACGTAGCGCTGGACCGGCTCTTCGACCGTGATCGCGGCCGTCGCCTCGCGGGCCGCTCGGAGATCCGCCAGTGTCGCTACGGGTGAGAGGTCCTCGATGGGGTGGTCACCGACGACGCGATCGAGCATCGCAACCTCCTCGTCGATCCCCGGATAGCCCAGGTGCAGCTTCGTCATGAAGCGATCCAGTTCGGCCATCGGCAGGTCGTAGGTCCGGTCCTGCTCGACGGTGTTCTGGGTCGCGATCACGGTGAAGGGCGTCGGGAGGGCCCGGGTCTCACCGTCGACGGTGACCTGCTGTTCTTCCATGGCTTCCAGCAGTGCCGACTGGGTCTTGGGCGGCGCGCGGTTGATCTCGTCGCCCAGGACGACGTTAGCGAAGATGGGGCCTTCGCGGAACTCGAAGCTCTGGCTCTGCTGGTTGTAGACGTTGACGCCTGTGACGTCGGAGGGAAGGAGGTCGGGCGTGAACTGGACGCGCTTGAACGTACCGTCGACGGACGCGGCGACGGCACGCGAGAGCATCGTCTTGCCGACGCCGGGGACGTCCTCCAGGAGGACGTGCCCGCGGGCCAGCATGGTGATGAGGAGGTGTTCGATCTCGTCGTGATGCCCGACGATGACCTGTTCGACGTTGTCGATGATGCGCTGGGCGGTCTCGCCGGCTTCGGTGGCGGCCGACCGCGACGTAGGTGGTTCAGTGTCCGTCATGGATTGGCTGTCGTCTGCGTCGTTCGAGCGGCTCGACCGAAACCCGGGTGAACGCGCCGAGACGCCGGGTCGACATCCCTCTGCGAGGAGACAGGAGGTCTAGCGGCTACAGTGACGTAACGTTGCTGGCTGTGAGCGCGGACCATACACACTGGTCGGCGATTAGCAGTCGTGGTACTTGTCAGTCACGGAACCTACAACGATCGTTTGTCTCTCTCACCAGGACTTGCACTCGACGCAGACGAACGTGTCCTCGCTTTCGTCCGCCGCCGTCTCGCGCCAGCGCCGCGTCACCGACGCTCCGCAGGCGTCACAGACTCCTCCCGCTGGATCCCAACGGCCGGTCGACCGCGCCGGCTCGACCGTCTGCGTTTCGGGGACGGCGTCTCCGTTTCCACTCTCGGTTTCGGGATCGGCGTCTCGGTCAGCCACTCCCCCTTCGGTTTCGGACGCGTCCGTCTCAGGCGTCTCGTCGGGCTCCTCGCTCGACGTAGTGTCGAGAAAGTCGTCGAGGGAGGCGTCTCGATCCATGGTGGTATCTGCGGGCCCAGAAATGAAAGGTCTGTCTCTCGGGACGAACACACACAAGTACTACCCGCCAGTACGGACGGACATGGTTTCACTGGAAACGCTCTTCACCCAGCTCGTCGACAGCATCGCCGATGTCGGACCGGAGTTTCTCGACGTCGCGACGCGAGACCCGATCTCCGCCGTCCTGATCGCGTTCGGCGCACTGTTCGTATTTGCGTCGGTCGGCGCGTTCGGCGCGCTCACGCTCGGCGCGCTCGTCGACCTGCTCACGCCGAGTCGAGTCGGCCGAAAACCGCCCCGAGAAGCTCGATAGCGCTCTCCAGGTCGGGCCCGAGCGGCGACCCAGCGACGAAGCTGTCGGCGTGTTCTAGCACGCCCTCGATCTTTTGCTCGACCGCGTCGGGCGTCCCGGCGATACAGAAGGCGTCGATCATCGCCGGCGTCACAGTCGAAAACGCCGCCTCGAAGTCCCCACGCGAGATGGCGTCGCCGATCTCGCTCGCCCGGTCGTGATCGAGGTCGTGTCGATCGAGCAGCGGCGGCGCGGCGCTCCCTGCAATAAAGGCGACCGGGGGCCGAGCAGCCTCCCGGGCCTCGGTCTCGTCCTCGGCGACGCTCACGCTGGCGTAGGCCGCGAAGTCGAACGCTCCGCGGTGATCGGGCCGGTCGCCCAGCCCGTGAGCCACCTGTTCTGCGGCCCACTCGTAGTCGCGCGGATGCGAGCCGTTGAACAGCACGCCGTCGGCGTGTTTGGCGGCCATTCTGGTCATGTGCGGTCCCTGTGCGCCGACGTAGACGGGGATCGACCCGACCTCGTAGTTCAGCGCCGCGTCTTCGGCCTGGAAGGTGCCGTCGTGGTCGACGCGCTCGCCGGCCCACAACTGCTGGGCGACCTTGAACGTCTCCAGCGTCCGTCGGAGCGCGCCGTCCTGGTCGAAACCGAGGTTGGCGAGCGTCGACTTGTCGCCGGGCCCGACGCCGAAGAGGCCGCGACCGCCCGAGAGCTCGTCGAGGGTGGCCATCCGGGAGGCCAGCGTCACGGGATGGGTCTCGTAGGGATTGGCGATGCCCGGGCCGACGAGCAGGTCGTCGGTCTCGCGGGCGACGTCCGTGAGGCTCATGAACTGGTCGCGGTTGTTGTAGTGGTGGCTGACGAACGCGGCGTCGAAGCCGGCTGCTTCGGCGTCCGCGGCGAGGTCAGAGAGCGTTTCGACCGGGTGTTCGGGGGTGAGTTCGAGTCCGTACATCAGTAACTCCACTGTCGCAGTGCCTGTCGAACGAAGTCCGATTCGAGATCGCGAAAGAGCAGGTCGTGGCCGTCGTGGTCGCCGAACTCCCACTCGCGAACTACGGCGACTGGGGTCCCGCCGTCGCCCTCGCCGGTGACGAGATTTGCGGTGCTGGCGAGTTCGTCGACCACCGACTGGACGGTGACACCGAGTTCACGGCCGTCGCGGTCGCGCTCGCCGCGCCAGTCGCGGTTGGCGTACATGCCAGCCCAGCCGAGCGCGACGGCCTGCTGGCCGTGGCGGAACGGCCGTCCCGAGGTGTCGGTGACGACGACCGAGACGTCCGCTGACAGGCCCTGGCGGATCGCCTCGGCGCTTGCCGTCGGGTCCTCGGGCAGCAGGAGCAGGTCGGCGTCCGGGACGTTCGAGCGGTCGATCCCGGCGTTCACGGTGATGTGGCCGAACCGCGTCACGGTGAGCAAGAACGGTGCGGTCATCACCAGCTCGTCGCTCTCTTCGAGGACGGCCTGGGCGAAGCGGGGATCTTTCTCGTCGCCGGAGATTCCTTCGAGTCGCCGAGCGATCGCCCGTGCACGGTGACCGGCCTCGAAGTCCGCGAGATCGTAGGCGCGGCCCTCGGCTTTCGAGACGATCGTGCTGGCGACACAGACCACGTCGCCGTCCCGGAGGGCGGCCTGCTCGTCGATCAGCGCGGCGACGTCGTCGCCGGCCTCGATTTCAGGTAACCCCGGGACTGCGAAGACCTCCATGCTCTGCCCTCGGGGAGGCCACACAAAAAGGAGTCCGATAGGAGCAGGCCCTGCCGACCGTGCGATATCGACACACACCTGACTACGATCTGTCCGGCGGGTTCTCGTCGGGTTGTTCGTCGAGTTTCCCGTACTCTTCGAGGTGTCGCTCTGTTGTGTAGCGACTGTTGTACGCCGGGTCGAGGTAGACGTCGCCCTCACCTTTGATCCGTTCGTCCGGATCTTCGACCGCCCACCACGACCGGAGGCGTTCGAGCAGGGCTCTGATCATATCTAGTCGTTCGGCGAGGACCCACAAGGAGTCTACCGTCGAACCGTTCCGACTGTGTCGATAGTTGTGAGAGTACGTTACTTTCTGTACCGGACGGCCGCTCACTCCCGGTGGACGGTCACGTCCAGGTCACCGTCGCCGACCTCGGCAGTCAGCATGGTGGCCTCGTCTGCGGGCGCGGTTCCGGTCACGCTGCCGGGATTGAGCAGCCGATGGCCGTCGACGACGTCGTCCAGTAGCTGGTGGGTGTGCCCAGAGACGCCGACTGTCGGGCCGTCGGCGGCGTGGTCGGCGACGATACCCGCGACGCGCTGCTCGTAGTTTCGCTTGCTCCCGGTTCCGTGGGTGACGACGAACGTCACGCCGCCCAACCGAATCGTCTCGACCGCTGAGAGCCCGACCCCGCGAGGGTCCATGTTGCCGGCGACGGCCGTCAGCCGGGGTGCGAGCTGGCGAACGTCTGCGAGCGCTTTCGTCGAGTCGAAGTCGCCCGCGTGGATCACGTGGTCGGCCTCGCTGATCCGCCTGCGGGCCCAGGCGGGGATCGACTGCGCCCGGGAGGGGATGTGCGTGTCGCTGACGATGGCAACGTCCATACCCGAGGATCGAACGCCAGCACCAAAAACGTCGGAAATACACACGTATATGTTGTTGGGGGACCTACACGTTGTGCTGGGTCCGCGGATCCAGTACAGTCAGAGGCGAAATCCGGCTGCGGCCGGATTTTGGCCGCACAGATGCGAAGATCCGTTTCGGTATCGGCGGCGCTTTTTCGTCGGTGGACGTGGTAGCGACGGTATGGACGAGACGGGTGTCGTGACCTGCTTCCTGCGCAACGACGGCCAGGTGCTTCTCTTTCGGCGGAGCGAGCCGGTCGGTTCGTATCCGGGCAAGTGGGGAACCGTCACCGGTCATCTCACACCCGAACGCGGCGCGCCGCCCGACGAGTCCGAGACAGCAGCGCGACGGGAGATTCGCGAAGAGACAGGGCTGGCAGACGCCGTGACACTGGTGCGAGAAGCCGAGCCGTTCGTCGTCGAGGACGCCGACAGGGGAACGCACTGGCGCGTCCACCCGCTGTTGTTCGAGTGTTCGCACCGAGAGATCGAACCGAACTGGGAGACCGACGACTGGGAGTGGGTCCATCCGACCGCGATTCGCGAGCGCGAGACTGTTCCTGACCTCTGGGGGTCCTACGACCGGGTGCGGCCGACGGTCGAGACGATCGCGACCGATCACGAACACGGGTCGGCCTGGCTGTCGATCCGCGCCCTGGAGGTGCTGCGCGACGAGGCCGCGCTGGCGGACTCCTGGGCGGACGCGGCAGCGATCGCACGCGAACTCAAGTCGGCTCGACCCTCGATGACCGTCGTGAAGAATCGGGTCGACCGCGCGATGTCGAGCGCGAGCGAGCAGTCGGCGGCGGCCGTCGAGACCGCGGCCCGGAAGACGATCGAGTCGGCCGTCCGCGCCGACCGCGAGGCCGCTGCTGTCGCGGCCGAACGCCTGGAGGGCCAGCGAATCTGTACGTTCTCGCGATCGGGGACGGTGCTGGACGCGCTCGAACGGGCCGACCCCGAGGCCGTCCTCGTCGGCGAGTCCCACCCCGGGAGCGAGGGTGTCGGCGTCGCCGAGTCGCTCGCGGAGAGCCACGACGTGACGCTGAGCAGCGACGCCGGGCTGGTGGGTCTGCTGGGTGAATGGGACGCCGACGCCGTCTTCGTCGGGGCCGACACGGTCCTCTCCGATGGCGGGGTCGTGAACAAGGTCGGAACGCGCGGGCTGGCGCTGGCGGCCGCTCGGGAGGACGTGCGGGTCTACGTGGCCACCGCGGCGGACAAGATCAGCCCCGACGAGGACGTCGAGATCGAACCGTCACCGGCGTCGATCTACGAGGGGACGGCACCGCTGAGGGTTGCAAATCCGTTGTTCGACGTGACACCGCCTGATCTGCTCGATGGAATCTGTACTGAGAAGGGAGTGCTCGACGCAGCCAGTGTCACGAGCGTCGCAGCCCGCCATCGCTCGAATCAGGACTGGTAGTCCCGACTGTCCTCTTCGAGGGCGTCACGGCGATTCTCGAACTCCTCGTCGGTGAGGTCGCCCCGGGCGTAGGCGAGACGAAGTTCTTCCATCGCCGCGTCGGTCGAGTCCTGGCGGCCGGTCACAGCCCTGTACAGCAGGTACGCGCCCAGGCCAAGCAACCCGAGGAACGCGAGCTGGCTGAGCGCCGCCAGCAGGAACACCCACGTGGGGAAGCCGCCGTCACCCCAGCCACCGCCGCCGCCCCACATCCCACCGCCCCACATGCCGCCGCCCATGTGGCCGGTCCCGAACAGCCCCATCGCGAGCGTCGGCAGGACCAGCAGGGCTGCGAGCAGGACGATACCGAGCACGACGAGTCGATTGTCGACGTTGGTCGCCATACGCGAACGTACGCCGGCCACGTTCATTGTGGTTGTCGTTTGGAAACCGAAGGCAAACGACGCAGAGACGACGATATCGAAAGTCGATCCCGTCGAATCGACATCGACGCTGGACTCGAACGATGGCGCTGGCGGAAGACTTAGGCGGCTCGTGGTTTCTGTTTGCAACAGTGACGGAGACGACCGGACAGCAGGCCCACGAGCGGTTCGGAACAGCCGTGCGTCGGCGGGTCGCGATCGACCTGCGAGCGCTCGCCGCCTTCCGGATCGCCCTCGGGCTGCTGTTACTCACAAATCTCCTGACACGGGCTCGCTATCTCGGCGTGTTCTACACCGACAGTGGCGCGTTCCCGCGCTCGACGTTGCTCGCGACCCACCCCGGTGCGAATCAGGTGTTTACCTATCTACCCGATCCATGGGGGCCGATCCTGCTGTTTCCGGTCGCGGGGGCGTTCGCGCTCGCGCTGGTGGTCGGCTACCGGACGCGACTGGCGACGGCGATCTCGCTGGTCCTGCTCGTGCTGTTGCACTTGCGCAATCCGCTGGTACTCAACAGCGGCGACCTCCTCCTTCGGTCGCTGCTCGTCTGGGCGCTGTTCCTGCCGCTGGATCGCCGCTGGTCTATCGACGCCCGGCGCTACGATCCCGGAACCGACACGACCGCGAACGTTGCGACCGCGGCGGTCCTGATCCAGGTCGTCCTCGTCTACGTGATCAACGCGACCTACAAGGTCGACGGGGAACTGTGGCGCTCGGGCGAGGCCGTCGCACACGTGTTTCAGGCCGACCAGTTGACCTACCTGCTGGGCGATCTCCTCGCCGAATTCCCGATGGTGCTGATGGCGGCCACGTACCTCTGGATGGTGCTGCTAGTTGCCTCCCCCCTACTGCTCGTGACGACCGGCTGGCGACGCACGCTGTTGACGTCAGTCTTCGTCGCGGTGCACGCCGGCATGCTGGTCTCGATGCCGATCGGGCTGTTCCCGCTGATCTCGATCGCGGGTCTGCTGTTGTTCTCCCCGCCGAGCGCCTGGACTACTGCGGGGCGTCTGGTCGGCGATTCCGCGCTCACAGACCGGGTCCGGAGATGGACAAATCGAGTCGAAGCGGCCGTCTCGCCGTCGGGGCGGCTGTGGCCGCAGTGGCCGGGAGTCGACCGGGTGGTCGGGGGAATCGCGACCGTGCTGCCGGCGATCCTGCTCGTACTCGTGTTGCTCTCGGCGGGGTCGATCGCGACCGACACTGCCCTCCCCGAGCCAGTCGAGAAGAGTCTCGACACGACCAATCTCCAGCAGCGCTGGCAGATGTTCGCGCCCTACCCGACCAGTACGACTCGATGGATGGCGTTCCCGGCGAACACGACTGCCGGGACGAGCGTCGACGCATTTTACGGCGGTCCGCCGGATCTGGACCGTCCGGCCAGCGTCGACAGCACCTATCCCTCGAATCGCTGGCGAAAGTTCTTCCAGTCTGTCCGGGAAGACGACGGCGGCCCGTATCGGACGGCGTTCGCGGCGTATCTCTGTGAGCAATGGAATCGCGAGCACGAGACCGACCTCTCTCGGGTCGCGATCTACGCGGGCGACGAGCGGACGGACCCGTTCGGTGGGGGGACGACAGACAGTGGTGGCCGCTATCTCCTGCGGCACGAGTGTCCGTGAGCACGGCTGGCGTGGATCTCGCGGTCGTCCCGACTCCCGGCGTGGGCGTCTCGGGGTAGCGCTTATCGTCGACCGTCGCGGCTGTGAGTGATTCAGATACTCGAATCAGATCAGGGCCAGAGACCACGAGCGTCGTGGGCCTCAGCGACCCGCGAGAGCGCCACGATGTAGGCCGCATCTCGCCAGGTCACTTCTCGAGCGTCGAACTCGTCTCTGACGACTCTCCAGGCGGCCAGCATCTCGTCTTCGAGTTCGTCGTAGACGCGCTGGAGCGACCACGCCCGGCGGTTGATATCCTGCAGCCACTCGAAGTAGCTCACCGTGACGCCACCGGCGTTAGCCAAGATGTCCGGGATGACGGGCAGTCCTCGATCTGCGAAGATTCGATCGGCCGCACTCGTCGTCGGTCCGTTCGCACCCTCGACGACGAGACCCGCCTGCACGTCCCGAGCGTTCTCGGTCGTGAGGACGTTCCCGACCGCAGCCGGAATGAGGACGTCGACGTCGAGTTCGAGCAACGCGTCGTTGGTGACGGTCTCCGGTGCGTCACGGTTCATCACTGCCTCCGGTTTCTCGTGATGTGATGGGATCGCGTGCGTGTCCAGCCCGCTTGGGTCGTAGATCCCGCCGTTCACGTCGCTGACGGCCACGACGTTCGCCCCCCAGTCGTCGAGGAGACGGGCGGCGTTCGAGCCGACGCTGCCGTACCCCTGGATCGCGACGGTCGTCTCACCGATCTCCTTCCCGTAGTACTCCAGCGCCTGGCGGGCGATGATTGCGACGCTCCGCCCGGGTGCACTATCGCGGCCCTTGCTGCCGCCGACGACGGGTGGTTTCCCCGTCACGACGCCGGGGATCGTCTCGCCTTCTTGCATCGAATAGGCGTCCATCAGCCACGCCATCGTCTGCGGATCGGTTCCCATGTCCGGCGCGGGAATATCCAGCGTCGGTCCGATCACGTCTCGAACCTCCTCGGCGAACCGTCGCGTGAGGCGTTCGATCTCTTCGTCGCTCAGTTCTTTCGGATTCACCGCGACGCCCCCTTTCGCACCGCCGAAGGGGAGGTCCATCACTGCGCACTTCCAGGTCATCCACATTCCGAGTCCGACACATTCGTCTCGAGAGACGTCCGGATGGTAGCGGAGACCGCCCTTGTACGGACCACGAACGCTATCGTGCTGGGCGCGATAGCCGGTGAACACCTCGACCGTTCCGTCGTCGCGCTCGATTGGGACCGTGACCTCGTGGACTTTCTTCGGATGTGCGAGTCGTTCGACGATGTTCCGATCGATGTCGACGAGGTCGGCGGCTCGAGAGAGCTGGCGACGCGCCGTTTCGAGCGCCGATTCTGACGTTCTCTCGTCCGTCACGTCGCCTGAATCGTCGTGGGCGCCGTCTGTTGTGGAGGCCATCGTCACTCTAGTGGTGTTCGACGATTCCGCATCGGCCCACCGCAATCGGGGCATCGATTGGGGCTGTCCGCGGTGATGAGTATTTTGCCACACTCGAAGCATTCGTACGGCGTTTCGTCGTCGGAGACTGGGTCGACATCCCTCATGATGAATTCACGAGTGCCACTGGCTGAACCGCGACACTCTGCTTTACACATAATGATTGTATAAGGGTATATCGAGAAGTTCACTACAGAACAACCCCCTCGATCTGTGGTTCGTTATTTAACCCTCTTCAGAACTAGGTTCCGTGGGGAGGTTCGTCTCTTCGAAGAGTGTCGCAAACAGCTTTCGCTGGACGGTCCGGGCGTGGGTGTAGAACGCGGGCGGAGAGATTCCGAGCGTCTCGGCGACGTCCTCGCCAGTGTTCTCGCGTGGGGATTCGAAGAAGCCGCTGTAGTACGCCGTCTGGATCACTTCGAGCTGTCGCTCGGTCAGCTTTTCGAGGAACGTCGAATAGAGGTCGTGATCTGCGGTCTGATCCAGTGTCTGCTTGGCGCGGAGTTCGACAGCCCGAAAGGTCTCGCGGACGAGCTGTGTGATCGTCCGGACGTCGCTGCTATCTGGAATATCGATCACGAGCGTCGCGGTCGTCGGATCAGCTGTCGCTTCTCTGAAGACGGCCCCGTGATCGGCCAGCTCCAGCGCGAGAAACGGCTGTGTCAGTCGCAGTCGCAAGACGCCGCGGTCTCTCTCTGTACTTATCTGCT
The Halapricum salinum genome window above contains:
- a CDS encoding rubrerythrin-like domain-containing protein; translated protein: MRDVDPVSDDETPYECFECGKILITADSPNRCPDCGGPMRNRRTPLE